The Zingiber officinale cultivar Zhangliang chromosome 2A, Zo_v1.1, whole genome shotgun sequence genomic sequence aactaagattatacatgatgacttgaaccaaacataCTCTAACAGTATTTACTCAACTCATATATATCTCATCTTATTTCAAGACTAATAATCATATATGATTTACCTCTTCGTCAAAAATAAACTGACGGGACAGAACGACGAACCGATCAACTTTTACCATGATTCCCCACCCAACTTAAATTTCATCCCAGCCCTCCGTTCTCCGGTTTTCACATTTCATTGTAGCAGGTTCTGCACCTCCGTCTTTGACATTTCATGCCAGTATTTAAATATGCTAATTGGACTCGATCCGACCCCGTGATCCCATCCCTATAAAATCGAATCGTATCGATCTGCAAGCTTCGAGGGGGCAGCCGATCTGAGAGATTTCGACCGGTCGATGGGAATGAGGAAGCCGGTGATGGATCTCGCGGTGTCGGTGGCTGCGCTTCTGCTGTGCTTCGGCGTCGCCGGAGTCGCGTCGGACGCCTCCAATCACCGGTACAAGAAGGGCGACCACGTTCCCCTCTACGTCAACAAAGTCGGCCCTTTCCATAACCCTAGGTGAGTCCTTGCCTTCTTCCCCTCAGATCTGACACCCTGCTCTCCTGATCCGAGTGCATCCGCACTCTCAAGTTTAATTTGGAAGGTCGAGGTGAGGTGATGTTGAGGTCTTTGCTGGATCTGATCCGTTTAAAAAATTCTGAGTTCGTACTTTTGTTAAGGTTTCGTTTGGGTTATTCCATTCCTTCATTGAATGAACTTCTGAAGATTTCTATATCGTTGATTGTGAATTGGAGGTCAAAGAGCGACTGTGAAAGTAATTATGATTGCAGGGCGCTTTCAATTAAATTACGTGATATATGTTCAATGCTGAATGATTTCGTTTTTTAACTACTTTTCTAAAGATTTGATGTCTTTCTTACTCCTTTCACTTTTTTTTATACGTGCGCAGTGAGACGTATCGTTATTTTGATCTACCATTTTGCACCCCAGGTTTGTCTGTACTCCATACTCTCTGTTCATTTCGTTGTTTCTCTTTTTCATTGATTTGAGGATCTATTATGTTATTGGTGTCAGAGCATGTGACGGAGAAAaaagaagcacttggagaagttCTGAATGGGGACCGTTTGGTAGATGCCCCATACAAGCTTGACTTCAATACAGACCAAAAGTATGAATTGCTTTGCAAAAAGAATCTCTCAAAAACAGATGTTGCCAAGTTCAGGAGTGCAGTCTCCAAGGACTATTACTTCCAGATGTACTATGATGATCTTCCTCTCTGGGGATTCATTGGAAAGGTTGACAAGGAAGGTAAAGACGTTGGGGAGTACAGGTACTTCCTCTATCAGCGCTTCCACTTTGATGTCTTCTACAACAATGACAGGGTGATTGAGATTACCGTTCACACCGACCCCAATATCATGTTGGATGTGACAGAAGATAAGAATATTGAAGTGGAATTTGTGTATTCTGTTAAGTGGAAGGAGACCACCATATCCTTTGAGAAGAGGATGGAGAAATATTCCCAGACTTCTTCACTACCTCATCACCTTGAGATCCATTGGTTTTCCATTATAAATTCTTGTGTGACAGTTCTTCTCTTGACTGGATTCCTTGGCACAATCCTCATGCGGGTGCTGAAGAATGATTTTGTCAAGTAATGAACCTTGCacatttctctctctttattttaccATTCACCTATTTTGCATCCATTTAGATTCTCTTGAGTATGTAGTATTTTATGGTGAAAATAATTTTCACCTTCCACAAAATTACAATTCAAGTTTGATAGTATTTTTGTTTGCTTCTTAGATAaattctttcttcatttttttcttggttcatttttttcaattttatctgTCAACTTTAAAACTCTATTCAGAGAATAATGACAATGATTTGGCAGCTTAATTTTTCTTTGCTAAATCTCCTACCATAATATTTTTTAGTAGAGATGTGGTTGGTGCAGTTCATCATGACATTGTCATTGAACAGTGAGTCCTGCTGTAATAGATATGAGAATTCACTTGATTGGTAGGCCAATGTAACATGCCATTCAGTGGGTTTCTTTTTTAACTTGAAGTATATACTTTTATGTGCTATTTCTATCTTTTCCTTATATTCTACATGGAGCCTTTATCTCACCCCAGATCATGCAATCCCTTAGTCATGATGTATAAGAAAGCAGATGgtattttgttttaaatcactaGAATATGCAACATTGTTTTGGTTTAGTCTTCTTGGTGGTTTGGAGGCACTTGTCTAGACAGAAACTTGTTGCTTTACAAACTTAAAGATTTTCTTCACGGGAATTACTCAAAAATCTGGTGTTACATTGGAGTTGCCTCCTAGCATAAGATATATATAAATAGGGGTAAAAAAGCTGGCGTCCCATTTACCTCTTGACTTTTATTATAGGTATGCACATGATGAAGAGTCTGCTGATGATGAAGAAGAGACTGGCTGGAAATATATCCATGGTGATGTCTTTAGGTTTCCAAAGTACAAGTCTCTGCTGGCTGCTTGTGTTGGTTCTGGCACACAGTTATTTACTCTGTGAGTGTCTTGTAAAACCTTACATTTAAATAAACTTGTGAGGAAACAAAATCTGTTGAATTATCCTTTTTTCTCAATTGACAAATCTTATTTTATATTCAGCTCTCCTTAACCTTCTTTTCTCATTTATGACAGCACAATTTTCACTTTCATTCTTGCACTTGTTGGGGTTTTCTACCCGTACAATCGTGGGGCTCTTTTTACTGCACTTGTGGTCATTTATGCACTTACCTCTGGGATTGCTGGATATGCTGCTACCTCTTTTTATTGTCAACTAGAAGGGACAAACTGGGTATGCACTTTTATCTTCGACGTCCactcattatttttttaaactcttcATAAGTTCATCTATGCATAGTGTCACTTTTACTTAATGCTTGCtaaaaatgtgaaataaaacCAATCATAAAAGAATGTAACCCTTTCTTTTTGGTTGGCAGGTGAGGAATTTGCTATTGACTGGATGCCTTTTCTGTGGGCCTCTGTTCCTCACATTTTGCTTTCTTAACACTGTTGCGATTGTATATAGTGCCACTGCAGCACTACCATTTGGGACTATGGTTGTTATTGTCCTCATTTGGACGTTGGTGACCTCTCCGCTACTAGTCTTAGGTGGAATTGCAGGCAAAAACAGCAAATCAGAGTTTCAAGCACCTGTTCGCACAACAAAATATCCTAGAGAGATTCCAGAGTTGCCATGGTATCGACATGCTGTTCCGCAGATGATAATGGCTGGTTTTCTTCCTTTCAGTGCAATCTATATTGAGCTTTACTACATATTTGCAAGTGTTTGGGGGCACAGAATATATACTATATATAGCATCCTATTCATCGTCTTCATCATCCTTGTCATTGTCACTGCGTTTATTACCATCGCGCTGACCTACTTTCAACTTGCCGCTGAAGATCACGAATGGTGGTGGAGGTACTGTAGATGTTCTACTCATTTAATTCACACATTTGAAAGCTTCTTATATGGTTAAGATTATTTCTCTTTTGTGTGTATGTAGACGCATTCTATGTTTTCTTTTTTGCACTCATCTAGTTTCTGTTTTGTGCTAGTTGCTCAGTGAATACCATTCTCAAAGATTACTTTGCTTGTCCACTATTTTTAAGCTAGTCCAGGCATGTAAATAGCTCCCTGCTAATTCACATCATTAGTTGTTTTCAGCCAAAAGTTTAGCTTCACATTTTCAATTTAACGTTAATTATATCAATCACTTAGTCTTTCTTAATGCTATCATCGGTTTCACTTCCTTGGCTATGTTATATAAAAATCTAAAGAGCACCCTTTTTTATTAGAATCGTTCAAAGGACGCTCCTTTCCCATTTATTATCAAAACAACATCCCTTCCCACCTTAAGAcatttttgttttcaaaaataccCTTGTTAGACATTGTTGTAGCAACTACGGGATCATAACTGCTAcaatataaatatttcaattctGGTCAATACTAATAACACTACAATGTAGAGGTTACTATTCATAACTGCTATAATATGAATATTTTATCTCGTTAATATTGTATTATAACTGTTACAAATTGTAACTGCTACAATATAGACAGTCTATTTCTGATCAACATTGAGTAATATTATGTTATGGTAGCTACGAGATCATAGTTGCTATAATTGTGTAACAAGTATGGATTGTATTCGTGACAATTGCATAGTAATTATGATCTCATATTTGCTACAACATTGCCGAAAACAAgtatatttttagaaataataataGGTTAAgataggaaagtcctagttatgTTTTTCTGGTTACTTCTAATTCTGCTAATAATTTGTTTTCTCTTTCAACCAATTGGGTTTACAAATGTATAATAGTGTTATagtgttagattaggttttgtcAAGTGCCCATGTTCTGTTGCAAGACTTATGAAAGTTGGAAAATTATATTTTACATTTTGctgtaaaaccctaaaccctaactaGGCCCATCTTTCCAATTTCACCTGAAACTGGTCACCATACTTTCTGTTGCTTGCATCTAAATACACACGCTGCTTTATCTGATCCAGGTCTTTCCTATGCGGAGGATCAACTGGCCTCTTTGTCTACGGATACTGTTGGTACTATTACTATGCTCGCTCCGACATGTCGGGTTTCATGCAGACCTCCTTCTTCTTCGGCTACATGGCTTGCATCTGCTACGGCTTCTTCTTGATGCTTGGCATGGTTGGCTTCCGTGCAGCTTTGCTCTTCGTCCGTCACATATACCGATCCATCAAGTGTGAGTAGATTAGGAATGAGAAGTATCAGCTTCGACTTCCTTTCAAGTAAGGAGAATTTACTCGATATGTTCACTGCATTCGTTCTACGTGGGAATTATAGTGgtcgtcttttttttttttgtcattatcGATCAATTTTCGTCTCGTCAACTTGTATGTTTGTAAGGCCTATAGAACGTGCATTCTTGAGATTTGTAAGACAGAATTTTTGGAATCACACTGTACTAAGAATTTATTTCCCTCTTTTTTGGCCATACATGTGTTGTACTTCCTAGAATAATGACTAATAAACAATATTATGTTCATGATTAAGCTCTTTATTTTTTGTCCAAAGACTCCAGTAAACATTATCAAACCCAAGTATTCAGTGGTGTAGCTAGAATTTTAAACTAGGAaggatgatttttaaaaaatttaaaatttagtataGGTCAATTTTcacaatctaaaatttaaaatttgaatttaaggagacaataatgaacttaaattttaaaattttgacattAGTACTAAGTTCTAATTAAAACAATAATCAGTTGATCTCAAGAGTTTATCgatgattcaaaattaaaaaatcatttgtgatattatttttttataatatttagtaTTTCTACATCAATAGGGTTGACATAGCAGTGTTGTAGTGTgtagggagaaaagaaaaatgagaaattttttttcaaaaatatcctaatttattttaaacagataaaaaatattaaatttgattcGATCATAACTTAATCAAATCAACTTCAAATTAATTCCAATTTAAACTAATGTAATCCTTATCTTCGTGCATACTCGTTGGATTTAGTTCGAATccaatccaattttaatttaacatcCTCACTTCATGTTCTacatttaatttatcaatttattattatatattttgtttttaaaatttaatatttaacatTCCTAGACACGGTATTTTTTCGTAAAAATGGTACCAATGTATATCTTAGGTCAAGGGGTTTTTAAATAtgtgatcaattttaatttttcgacGACGAATAATGATGAATCAATTAGTCAAAGTAGTATTGaggatttttcaaatatatactattaattttttttaaattccagAGTGTTTCTAGGGAAGAATAAAATTGTGTTTTGAATTTATTTAGGAGGCTAATTAGGAAGAAGATTAtctatcttcaaaattaattagatgaAATTCAAACatctgaattaaaaaaaaaacaacaaaatgtcTTTGTAGTGTCCTTTgttaaaaatatattgaaaagGGTGtttatcttattttaaaaatatctttgttatatttgtaataattttggctTAAACTTATCTAATAttgagttaattttaattaaaattgctcTAACTAATTTAGTAATTTAGTCAAATAGCTTTATAAATATTGTTATAATACTTTgttcaatttttattaaaataattctaactcaaattattattattatatatagttaatGAGGAGTACAACGATAAGGACAAACTCAGGGAACACAAGAAATTATATGGACTCACTTgcgcttttaaatttatttatcgaCAGAAAATTATTATAGAGTCGGACCGATCATCTCAAGGATTAATCGAATTGTAAAATCAAACAacttgattaaaaaaaaagtaaattagagaaaaataaaaaaaaacacattcgTCTTTATCTTTTTCATTAGATGAGCaccctaattaaaaaaaaaatcaatacaatgtcattctattttttttagaagAAAATATTTTGTACAAACACTAATATAACAATTTTGTTTACAACTACTACATAAAATtgcttttattaaaaattattattacaaCATAAGACACTTGGTTTagcaatttttaaaattattataatagtattaaaataaatttgattaaattagaataattttaatcaaattaaaaataatattttaatataacagTGCTCTAAACAATTTTGTTAAGTTGCAATAATTTCCACGGGAGCTAAAACAATCTAAATAAAAGtatttttagataaaaataaGAAAGAATATTCTATTTAGTGTTATAAGAAAAAGAAGATTAATCAGGCTAGTAACGTCGAACTTGAGGTAAATAGTTTGGTCTTACAGAAATTTTCCACTGATCATCAGAGTAAATCGGGAAGTACTCGCAGTGAATAGTACAggagcccagcatcctttagttCCGTgcctcatttggagaaaaaattcctataaattcgTCATAGATGGGGCTTGAACCGCGagtttatttaatattataagAGCATATATGATGGGGATATTTAAAAGGAATATTACTCTAAATATCTCCTTATTTCAAATATCCTCTACAGGAGGGTTGGGGACATTTAGGGGGCGTTTAGTTTAGGAGAATAagagtggggaatgaaaataatAGTCATTGATTATTATTgttgatgtttggattataggaatggaAATACATATAAGGGATTGAATCCTtataattgggtaatgactcattccatGTCTCTCCACTTCAATAagtcattactctattttcaacaatcaaaatatttctttattccaaaaatacccttgacccaaaactaaaattttcccccttaatatcaaatatcaaaatatatttatttaatttttctttcatatcactttctctctccttgttgtctctcatcatattttctctcttctcattttattactcactttctctctccttaatctctctcatcacacgttctttcctcttttttttttttttttttttttttcttattacactttctctctcatcatactctttCTTTCcttaatctcttccatcacactctcttccatcttttttttctcatcacacttccaCTCTCTTCATActtcctctctcatcatattttatctctcctcaatctcttacaccacactctcttttctcttttttctcatcacactctctctcatcttactttctatctcatcacactttctctctcctcactctctcccaccacacactctccttttttttcttaacacactttctctctcatcatacttgctctctcctcaatctctcccatcatattttctttcttattttttctcatcacactttctctctaatcacactttctctcttatcatactttctctctcctcaatctctcccatcatactctctctccttatttttttctcattatactttttctctctcatcatattttctcactCATCGTATTTTCTCTCTAAGCCGACcctacctagtgggaaaagggttggttgttgttgtatcatattttttctctcatctttTATCATCATGTTCTCTTCCATCACATTTTCTTTCCTCATTTTTTCTTAttgtactttctctctctttattctttctcatcatactttttctcttatcattctctctcacatctaatttttttcacttattttcctttaagggtaaaaaaagataattttgatttattccgatagaaaatattcaactaattaaacattgtttttaagaatgatatctatactcatactcattcccattctacaattctatgatTCTTATTCCGATTCCTATTTCTAGAAAAAAATTAAACGCCCCCTTAAAAATCATCCGGAATAATTCTATCTCAGTTATTTCTATCtaggttatttttttattttaaaaaaataaaaaaagtaaagCTTTTGTAGCAAGAGATGGTGGGGCCTCCCACACGCGTACTTGCAGCAGccgttttattttttatttttaataaatgtaAATGTTGTAAATTGTAGAATGATGATCCATTTTTAGAAAGTTGATCCGTTTTTAGAATAATGGGCAACGGTCATTTTTTCCTTCtatatatactttatttttttaatttatttttcaaccaaAAAAATTTATtgcttataaaaaattttaaaaaaatgaatagaaattcttgtcattattttgagaatttattaaattcttcaaatattaacaaaaatttaaatggaGAAAATTCTTAAGTTCATCCCAATCTATAATCTTCTCCATACTCATTGTCATATTATCACAATTTTTAAAGTTATTCAAAGTTTGCAAGTAGCGACCCTTGAGCTTCCTTTTATACATGCCCCTCGGAATATTGGTAGAATAATCAATATTTCATACAAACTCCATCTCATGGAATTAATCTGCTTCAATCACCAGAGATTCAATCAATCGAGAAGAGCTATGGTTGATGCAAGTGATCGTAGCAAATGAACAGTGTGACAGTAGCAGATGATAAGTTCCTTGCAGCAGCTTACATAATCATGGGTGAAGATTCAGTATTTGGTAATGCCTAGAAGAATGAGTCTTTTTAGAAATATGTGGTGACATATTACAATATCAATCGAGATAAGAGAGTTAAAAAGAGAACTGTGGATAAAACAAAATCACATTGGGCTTCGATGAAACAGATCGTGAATAGATATAATGGAATCTACAATAGATGATACAATGATCGACCAAGCGGATGGAGCGACAAAAATTTGATGGTGCGGGCTCATGAAGAATACAAAAGTACTTTTAAATCTACTTTCTATTATGAACATGTGTGGATGATTGTGAAAACTAGTCTGATATATGCTCCTCAATCCTCAAAGCAACGGgttacaaagaaaataaggacATCAGAATTAATCATCAGGTACGTATACTAATTCTTCAAATCATAACACAACTGTTGATGTGGATGATAGAGAAGCCCAATCTCATCCAATGGGACAAAAAATAGGAAAGAGGAAAAGTAAAGAAAGAGTATGCCTAATTAATGAATTGAATAAGGCTATGCAACAAATAGTAGCACATTTAAAGGAGTATAATAATAGTAAGAAAGTGGACCAACTTATCTAAGTACATCAACTCCTCGTAATGGACACACGAAGTATGATAGATGAATAATTTCAGAATCATCTAACGATATGTGAGCAACTAAAGAAAAGATTGAACATGCAgtgaatttttatttatcttattaaCTAATTATGGTTTTAATTTATGTGGTTTATCCTTATATGTTTTATTAACGTGGTTTGTATTTtagtattttaattttgaatttgtgaaACATTTATATTgtgtatattatattattttttaaaaaaatttatatgtctccttatatttaattaaaataattaatttaataattatcaaaatattaataaatattaagtaaacaatatttataaaaatatcgatgaaatatattaaattaaatattgataagtataattaattttatttaaatataaaattagataTAAATGAATAAAATGATAGTGAGATCTATAAATATTTTGTTGATAAGATATTTGATTGTGGAATTTGAGATATTTAAGAATGAGATATTTAGTAGGTGACACCCATAAATATTTAATTGGAGAAATATTTGATTATATGATTTGAGATATTTGAGAagttaaatatttgattaatGATGTAGACGTTAGACCATAAATATTTGGAAGAAATATTTGGTGGTGTTGTGGAGACCCTAAGGATTTTTTTTACATATAATACTTTTAGTATACTCATTGAATTCTATCGAAATGTTTCCATTAATTAGATTTAATCTGTATGTCTTCTTTTGGGAATTAATTATGTAGCTTCAAGCTGATTAATCGTACGATGATATATGATTCTATAGAAATTTTCTATCGATCATTAggataaatttaaaagtgctcgTAATGGGCGACTCAACAATCCAATATCCTGGGTTTATCATCCTAACggagaaaaatatcctaaaatataTTATAGTTAGGAATCGAATCGTAAGTATTTAGCATACTGCATAAGAATTCTACTATTATTTGATGACAATGGGCCAGATTTTAAAGCGTTGTAATGTGTTATCTTTGCAAAACATGACAACGCTTTTActgcgttgcaaaagcgttgtcttttctaccaacgacaacgtttttaaagcgttgcaaaaacgttgtctttgcaaaaaccgacaacgcttttaaagcattgcaaaagcgttgtcttcgctacaaacaacaacgctttaaaagcgttatcgttgagcagacttttaacaacagtacttttaacaacgctttttcaggcataTAGACagcgctttaaaagcgttgtctattagtttttttcttgtagtgccagCTCAACTCGGTTTCATCACTTCCCCCAAATTCTATTCCCACACTCTGTTTTGTCAATTTCCAGCTTGGTTTCTATTTTCTTAGCTGTTTAGTTTCATGGGCTCAAATTGGTAGGCTCAGATAAAGTTTAGATATGTTTCTTATTGTCTTAAATTCATCTGAATGTTGCTAATTCCTTGATTGGAGATCTGATATGTTCTTTAGTTCATGTTTAGTTCACAAGCGCTTAAATCTGAATTTGTTCATGTTTTGGTACTGCCCGATTGCAAAGATATGAATTGCTAGGGTAGATGAAGTTGTCGATCTGTTTCTTATCTGCTCATCTTCACGGATCTTAATGGATTTTCTACCATCTGACAAATGGTTGGTTTGATCCATTGAGTATCCAAACCTTTGAGTTTGgtttgttcttgtttgcttttgTTTAGTTTCTAATATGTTTAGATTTGTTAATGGTGTAATCCATAGCATAGAGTGACAATATGTTGTAGGTTCATGATTGATAGATAGATAGGATGTCTTTCATCACATTAGATTTAGTTTTATAATTGTTTTacaatttcattccttagtttaagaactcaacaaaatccaaaaccccaatTCTAATAAATTGTTCCTAGGTCCATTAAACATCGTTTACATTCCTGGAGAGAAACAATCTGAGCCATTCTCTATGCTTCATTAGCTTAGAGAGGTTCGATGATTATTTGATACCAATTCACGACAAATTATGGTTTATCACTTATACACATGTAAAAACTTTAATACGTACAATAAGCCAAAAATACATGTGTTTATTAATATAGAGCATTATACCAAAATATAGATTCCTACCAAATGTGTACTTCATCGAAAGAAAGAATCTTTATATTCAGCACATGCTGATGAAACACCTTGAGTGATCAGCCCTTTGGTGAGCGGATCCGCTAATATGGAATTTGTCCTTATATGCTCTATTATAATTTGATCACtccgaactctttctttaactgcCATAAATTTTATATCGATGTGTTTAGACTTTGACGaactatgttggtgcgggaaacatccgacgatcgaacctacgttttgataatgataaagggattcaaaattaagattccttgttatctaacgtgtttaaatgaggtttcaggaaagtcctaactgcggttaggcaggggaaaaccctagggggtggtaaccctaagtcctagggggtggtaaccctaagtcttagggggtggtaaccctaggtgaaagaaaatcctatggggtggtaaccctaggtcctaggggtggtaaccctaggtgaaggaaaaccctagggggtggtaaccctaggttctagggggtggtaaccctaggtggagaaaaaccctaaggggtggaaaccttagatcctagggggtggtaaccctaggtggagaaaaatcctagggggcggtaaccttaggtcctagggggtagtaaccctacgcagaaagttcagtcggtttggaggatcggactgacatcaggtaatctctcctgaggggattaggtgaggacgcgttcccaggaagagggaacagtaggcgtcggttcgacctaggatttccggtaggaaatccgaagtcagaaccggacagtccgaagactgtcaatctATGTTTTCGTATATTATTTGTTGTGTTCTAATTCTGTTTTGCAGGTGACTAACATTTTTGTGCAGGGGTAGATCTgacttggatcggtcgaccgaaccttgagatcggttgaccgaacccccaagccagcagatcagataTATAGAgattggaccaggctcgaccagaggatcggtcgatcgaacggtggatcggtcgatcgaaccagggaTAGAAGTTGACTAGATCAAAGTGGAGTGAGtggatcgggcggatcggatgaggagaagatcgcctgatcggtcgatcgaaccggggatcggtcgaccgatccgcctcgggtcaaagtTGATCCCGAActttgaggatctggatcagatccATAAAGGCTATAAAAGGGGCCTCGGGTTACAGCTTCAAAGAAAACGAAAACAGAACTAAAGTAATCTTCTAAAAGCTGTGCACTGCTCCGAAGCACCTCGACACTCCGACGGACGACGACTAGCTTCTTCATCTTTCATATTGTCGGTATAAAGTCATTATTTAGCACTTGTATTTCAGAATTGTAAAAGActtacgaattgatagtgattgtccaccgaaagtgatctacgatcgtgagccttggagtatgagtcgccctaaactccgaaccaagtaaatcttggtcttcTTGTGTGTGGTTGCTTATTTATTTCCCCTGCGTTACTTGAATTTTTGAATCCGAaacacgtgaaagccacgagcgttatttaccccgcctctagtgcttctcgatccaacaattggtatcagagcggggttgctctgaattggta encodes the following:
- the LOC122042252 gene encoding transmembrane 9 superfamily member 3-like is translated as MGMRKPVMDLAVSVAALLLCFGVAGVASDASNHRYKKGDHVPLYVNKVGPFHNPSETYRYFDLPFCTPEHVTEKKEALGEVLNGDRLVDAPYKLDFNTDQKYELLCKKNLSKTDVAKFRSAVSKDYYFQMYYDDLPLWGFIGKVDKEGKDVGEYRYFLYQRFHFDVFYNNDRVIEITVHTDPNIMLDVTEDKNIEVEFVYSVKWKETTISFEKRMEKYSQTSSLPHHLEIHWFSIINSCVTVLLLTGFLGTILMRVLKNDFVKYAHDEESADDEEETGWKYIHGDVFRFPKYKSLLAACVGSGTQLFTLTIFTFILALVGVFYPYNRGALFTALVVIYALTSGIAGYAATSFYCQLEGTNWVRNLLLTGCLFCGPLFLTFCFLNTVAIVYSATAALPFGTMVVIVLIWTLVTSPLLVLGGIAGKNSKSEFQAPVRTTKYPREIPELPWYRHAVPQMIMAGFLPFSAIYIELYYIFASVWGHRIYTIYSILFIVFIILVIVTAFITIALTYFQLAAEDHEWWWRSFLCGGSTGLFVYGYCWYYYYARSDMSGFMQTSFFFGYMACICYGFFLMLGMVGFRAALLFVRHIYRSIKCE